The Boseongicola sp. DNA segment GACAGAAATGAACGAGATCGCACAGATCCGAACAGGTGAAACGGGCGAAGCAGAGGGCGAAACTCTGCCGCATAATATCGAGGCTGAACAACAGCTTCTGGGTGCGATCCTGACCAATAATGAAATTTATGACCGGGTCGCTGGCGTCATAAATGAGGGGCATTTTTACGACCCAGTCCATGCGCGAATCTACGAGATCGCCTCGGCCCGGATCGCGAAAAACGCACTTGCCTCACCCGTGACGCTGAAAGCGTTCATGGAAGATGACCCCGGATTGGCTGAACTAGGCGGGCCTGCGTATCTGGTGCGGCTGGCCGGTGCGGCGATTTCATCGTTTGCGGCTAAAGACTATGCGCAGATGATCTATGATCTGGCGATCCGCCGCTCGCTGATGGATTTGGGACGCGAGATTTCTGCCAAGGCATCGAAAGTTGAAGTTGCGAGCGAGCCGAAAGAGCAGATCGTCGAGGCAGAACAGGCGCTTTATAAGCTGGCCGAGGCCGGAAATTCCGACCAGGGGTTCCAGTCGTTCCTGCGCGCAGTTACCGATGCGGTAAACCAAGCCAATGCGGCTTATCAGCGTGATGGCGGGTTGGCGGGGATTTCGACCGGATTAACCGACATGGATAAGAAGCTGGGCGGATTGCATAAATCCGACTTGCTGATCCTTGCTGGCCGCCCGTCGATGGGCAAGACATCACTGGCGACAAACATCGCGTTCAACATGGCCAAGGCCTATCGCAAGGGAAAACTGCACGACGGCAGCGAAGGTGCGGTGAACGGTGGCGTGGTCGGTTTCTTCTCGCTTGAGATGTCGGCGGAACAGTTGGCAGCCCGGATTTTGTCGGAAGCGGCTGAGGTGCCCTCTGAGCAGATCCGGCGCGGGGATATGACGGAAACCGAGTTCCGGCGGTTTGTCGAGGCGGCCAAGACATTGGAGGCCTGTCCTTTGTTTATCGACGATACGGCGGCTTTGCCGATCAGTCAGTTGGCGGCGCGGGCGCGACGTTTGAAGCGCGAGCATGGGTTGGATTGTCTGATTGTGGACTACTTGCAGTTGGTGCGTCCGGCTACTGCGAAGGACAGCCGCGTCAATGAAGTGAGCGAGATTACGCAAGGCTTGAAGGCCATTGCGAAAGAGTTGGATATTCCAGTTGTGGCCCTGTCGCAGTTGTCGCGTCAGGTAGAAAACCGGGAAGATAAACGACCGCAACTGAGTGACTTACGAGAGTCGGGCTCTATCGAGCAGGACGCCGATGTCGTGATGTTTGTGTTCCGCGAGGAATACTACAAGGAACGGGAGAAACCCGGCGATCACGACCTGGAGGGCATGGCGAAGTGGCAGGAGGAGATGGAACGTCTTCACGGCCGCGCCGAAGTTGTTATCGGCAAGCAGCGCCATGGCCCCATCGGCACCGTTGAGTTGAGTTTTGAAGGTCAGTTCACACGCTTTGGTAATCTGGCCAAGACCTGGCAGGGCGAGAGAGACGACGGGTTTTAAGCCTTTGACATTTCTTTGGTGCGGGAGAAAAATTCTTTGAATGAAAGAATTTTGGACATTTTCTTACAATAAGAAAATGGGTCGCGGCACTTAAGCGAAACGGCGCAATCCCCACCATGCGGCCGCAGCGATCAGGCCGCCAGCATAACCGTCAACTGCATAGTGCCAGCCAAGTTGCACCGAACCGATCATGATCAACCCGGCAAAAATGGCCATTGTCCATCCCAACCAGCGAGTATGGGTGAAGGCGTAAAGTGCCATCAAGACTGACGTTGCCACATGCATGCTGGGCATCGCTGAAATACCGGCCAGTTGTCCGTTTTGCTGATAACCGGCCCAGAGATCTTCCTGCACGCCCAGCGCCCAAACCGGCGAGACCTCGGCGACGTTGTTCAGGTGGGTCATCAGCGGAGCGAAGTCAGTGCCAAATCCGAGCCGCTCAAAGTAGACGGGGCCAGCAGACGAGAAGACGATGGCCATTAGGTTTCCGCCGATTGCAAATGTCAGCACCAGAGCGACCAGGAAATTGCGAGACTGGCGGTGATGCGTGGCGGCGAAGCAAGCGACGAAGACCGCGAAATAGATCAGGAAAAACCACAAATGATAGGCCGCATTCAGTCCGGTGACCGCAATGGGCGACCCGGTCATTGGTTGCAAAAGCACGTAAGAATCCCGGCCAAAGTGCAAGAACCTGTCCAGTTCAGCAAAGGCTTGATCCCATCCGAATGGCTGAAAAACGGCGACCAGTTCTTTTTGGTATCCAAAGCTGCCGACGAAGAAGCAAATCAACAGAAGGCGAAAAGCCCCACCCATGACCAGATCACGATTTTTCGCCATGGCGACGAGGATACCTATCAGGTCTTGAATTGGTTTTTGCGACTTGTCGCGAACGGCCAGAAGCACAACCCGGCGCACCAGAAGCACCAGTAAGAACCAAGGCACAAGGATGCCCAGCACCATTGCCAAGAGGCCCGCCATGCCGGGGTCAAACCGGTATCCGCTGTAGATAGCCAGCGCGACTGACAACACGTCATGCGCAGCCACAGCAGCCGTCAACGGGGTCACAATCTGTTGTTTGATCCCCTTGAACTCAAGGCGGGGATCGCTGGTAGCGCCATATTCCATTGGACTTTCCACAATTTGTTGATTGTTTCGATATCGTGCAAAGTTGGCAAAACTTTGACTGTGTGGGTTGGAATTTGACGCTGATAGGGTCAGGATTTCGGCATGCGACAGTGCTTTCCGCGGTTGGTTTCGGTCCTTCGCCATTTTCACTCAATGGCGATAGCTTTGGGCGGCCTGTGTGTCGGGCTTTTGGCTGTGCCAGGGTCGGTAGTTGCGGAAGAAGTCGATGTTGAGTTGGCACTGATGGTGGATGTGTCCCGCTCGATGGCGCCTTACGAATTGAGCTTGCAGCGTCGGGGATATGCCGAGGCGCTGGTCAGCGATCAAGTTGTTAACGCTATTTTGAGTTCATTCACTGGGAAAATTGCTCTGACCTACGTGGAATGGGCCGGCGACGGCTCGCAGCGTCTTATTGTGCCCTGGACCGTTATCGACGGTCGCGAAAGTGCCGAGGCGGTTGCCGCGATATTGAGGGAGGATAGCGGCTTCGGCATGAGGCGAACGTCGATTTCCGGTGCTATCAAATACGGTATCGAGGGCATTGAAGGCAATGCTTTCAAAGGCTTACGGCGTGTCATCG contains these protein-coding regions:
- a CDS encoding replicative DNA helicase, whose amino-acid sequence is MNEIAQIRTGETGEAEGETLPHNIEAEQQLLGAILTNNEIYDRVAGVINEGHFYDPVHARIYEIASARIAKNALASPVTLKAFMEDDPGLAELGGPAYLVRLAGAAISSFAAKDYAQMIYDLAIRRSLMDLGREISAKASKVEVASEPKEQIVEAEQALYKLAEAGNSDQGFQSFLRAVTDAVNQANAAYQRDGGLAGISTGLTDMDKKLGGLHKSDLLILAGRPSMGKTSLATNIAFNMAKAYRKGKLHDGSEGAVNGGVVGFFSLEMSAEQLAARILSEAAEVPSEQIRRGDMTETEFRRFVEAAKTLEACPLFIDDTAALPISQLAARARRLKREHGLDCLIVDYLQLVRPATAKDSRVNEVSEITQGLKAIAKELDIPVVALSQLSRQVENREDKRPQLSDLRESGSIEQDADVVMFVFREEYYKEREKPGDHDLEGMAKWQEEMERLHGRAEVVIGKQRHGPIGTVELSFEGQFTRFGNLAKTWQGERDDGF
- a CDS encoding inositol phosphorylceramide synthase, which codes for MKMAKDRNQPRKALSHAEILTLSASNSNPHSQSFANFARYRNNQQIVESPMEYGATSDPRLEFKGIKQQIVTPLTAAVAAHDVLSVALAIYSGYRFDPGMAGLLAMVLGILVPWFLLVLLVRRVVLLAVRDKSQKPIQDLIGILVAMAKNRDLVMGGAFRLLLICFFVGSFGYQKELVAVFQPFGWDQAFAELDRFLHFGRDSYVLLQPMTGSPIAVTGLNAAYHLWFFLIYFAVFVACFAATHHRQSRNFLVALVLTFAIGGNLMAIVFSSAGPVYFERLGFGTDFAPLMTHLNNVAEVSPVWALGVQEDLWAGYQQNGQLAGISAMPSMHVATSVLMALYAFTHTRWLGWTMAIFAGLIMIGSVQLGWHYAVDGYAGGLIAAAAWWGLRRFA
- a CDS encoding DUF1194 domain-containing protein — encoded protein: MAIALGGLCVGLLAVPGSVVAEEVDVELALMVDVSRSMAPYELSLQRRGYAEALVSDQVVNAILSSFTGKIALTYVEWAGDGSQRLIVPWTVIDGRESAEAVAAILREDSGFGMRRTSISGAIKYGIEGIEGNAFKGLRRVIDISGDGPNNDGSPVERSRDRAIEAGIVINGLPLMTWEPEEVWGIPDLNLYYEACVIGGPGAFVIPVHRWEDFPLAVRRKIVLELAGPPDVVLVAEHTRPKVDCMIGEKKRRERQRWFELP